The genomic segment CATTTTTCTCAAGGCTCGTTTCGGGAGTTATTGTTCTGGCTGATTTTCGGTGTGCTGCTGGTACCGCTTTTCTGGCTGTTTCACGGACCGGCCCGGGTCGTTGAGCGCAAGGTGGCGCTGCGTATCCAGCAATCCTTCCGGCTGAAAATTTTTGCAGATATGACAAGGCTTCCCCTGAAATGGCATCAGGATCATCACTCAGGTCATCTGGTAACCCGGGTGAATCGCGCGGCAACCGCGCTGCACCGGTTTGCGGAAGATCAGTTTATCTACATCGAAACCGTGGTCAAATTTATAGTCTCCGTGGGATTTCTCCTGTGGATTTCGTTGCCGGTAGGTCTCGTGAGCCTCGTCAGTTGTTCGCTGGCAACCTGGGTGGTGTTTGCTTTCGACAGGAAACTAATCCCGCTCTATGAGTCTGAAAATGAAACGGACAATCAGGTTGGCGCGCTGTTCTTTGATTATCTGAACAACATGACGACTATCCTGACCCTGCGTCTTGGCAAGCTCACCGAGAAGAGCCTCATCAAACGCATCCTGTCGATATGGCCTGTGTTCAATCAGGAAGTGGTGCTGAATGAAGTCAAATGGTTTGCCATGGGTATTACGCTCTCGGCACTGCAATCCGCCATTCTGATTGGCTATATCGTCTGGCATCTTGAAAATTTTGACGCGGTGCTGGTGGGAACTGTCGTGATGATTTTCCGCTACCAGTGGGACTTGAGCGAAGTGTTCTACAATTTCAGTGCCAATTACAGTGATTTGGTGCGCAAGGACACCGATATTCGCGGTGTGCAACCCATTCTGGATGATATCCACGCCCATGCCCTGATGCCGGTTGACATCGATTGCGCATCAAGCTGGCAGACCCTCGAAATAGCGGATCTGAATTTTCATCATCCGGGATCAAAGCGTTCTGGCAGCCTCGAAGGGCTCCATTTTACGCTGCAACGGGGTGAGAAAATTGCCTTGATTGGCACCAGTGGTGCCGGGAAAAGCACCCTGATGAACCTCTTGTCGGGTCTCTATCATCCTGACTCTGTGCGTCTTCGGATGGATAATCATACTTTTGCCAATTTGGTGCCGTTGCAGGCTCTTACCACGCTGATTCCCCAGGAGCCTGAAATTTTTGAAAATACGATTGCCTTCAATATCGCGTTGGGACTTGAAACATCCAGTGAGGAACTGCTTCAGGCTGTTAAGCTGGCGGGCTTTTCAGAAGTATTGTCAACATTGCCGCAGGGGCTTGAAACCGACATCCGTGAGAAAGGCGTCAACCTGTCGGTCGGCCAGAAACAAAGGCTGGCGCTGGCGCGTGGCCTGTTTGCCGCGCGTTTCAGCTCATTGGTGCTGATGGATGAGCCGACATCCAGTGTGGACTTGGCCGCCGAAAAAGCGATTCTCACGGGCGTCATGGAGCGCTTCCGGGATGCGACCATGCTGGTCTCTCTCCACAGACTGCATCTGTTACCTCAGTT from the Legionella geestiana genome contains:
- a CDS encoding ABC transporter ATP-binding protein, producing MHNPWISLIRAVWQHGKPWHRAIAGYYIAYIVAQGLMSLSPYAFGKAIGLLQHFSQGSFRELLFWLIFGVLLVPLFWLFHGPARVVERKVALRIQQSFRLKIFADMTRLPLKWHQDHHSGHLVTRVNRAATALHRFAEDQFIYIETVVKFIVSVGFLLWISLPVGLVSLVSCSLATWVVFAFDRKLIPLYESENETDNQVGALFFDYLNNMTTILTLRLGKLTEKSLIKRILSIWPVFNQEVVLNEVKWFAMGITLSALQSAILIGYIVWHLENFDAVLVGTVVMIFRYQWDLSEVFYNFSANYSDLVRKDTDIRGVQPILDDIHAHALMPVDIDCASSWQTLEIADLNFHHPGSKRSGSLEGLHFTLQRGEKIALIGTSGAGKSTLMNLLSGLYHPDSVRLRMDNHTFANLVPLQALTTLIPQEPEIFENTIAFNIALGLETSSEELLQAVKLAGFSEVLSTLPQGLETDIREKGVNLSVGQKQRLALARGLFAARFSSLVLMDEPTSSVDLAAEKAILTGVMERFRDATMLVSLHRLHLLPQFDRVICLSHGKIIADGATADLLNTEGPVRDVWQKYQSHRRSGRV